The proteins below come from a single Afipia felis ATCC 53690 genomic window:
- a CDS encoding EamA family transporter, with amino-acid sequence MVSIWSSWQIWAVLSAMFAALTAIFAKVGVENINPDLATFIRTVIVLLSFALILFATGEFRSPEQVSGKTWLFLILSGLGTGASWLCYFRALKLGPATLVAPIDKLSVVLVAIFGVVFLGERPTASNWVGIALIAAGAVIIVWKR; translated from the coding sequence ATGGTCAGCATCTGGTCGTCCTGGCAGATATGGGCGGTGCTGTCGGCGATGTTTGCCGCGCTCACCGCGATTTTCGCCAAGGTCGGCGTCGAGAACATCAATCCCGATCTCGCGACATTCATCCGCACGGTTATCGTGCTTCTGAGCTTCGCGCTCATTCTGTTCGCAACGGGCGAATTCAGGTCGCCCGAACAGGTCTCGGGCAAGACATGGCTATTCCTGATCTTGTCCGGTCTCGGCACCGGCGCATCATGGCTGTGTTATTTTCGCGCGCTCAAACTCGGTCCGGCGACACTGGTCGCGCCGATCGACAAGCTGAGCGTTGTGCTGGTCGCAATCTTCGGTGTCGTGTTTCTCGGAGAGCGCCCTACGGCCAGCAACTGGGTGGGTATCGCACTGATTGCGGCGGGTGCCGTCATCATTGTGTGGAAGCGTTAA